One Phaseolus vulgaris cultivar G19833 chromosome 2, P. vulgaris v2.0, whole genome shotgun sequence DNA window includes the following coding sequences:
- the LOC137811343 gene encoding ABC transporter B family member 26, chloroplastic isoform X1: MVHNSIHTPLKLPPLSQPHLPPPTRFTAMSLLLARTPLSSFPPIPHHHFNNNLLIAPSQKRFPLTAGPILLFTPRRILASHPLKCASINGVSVHNNHQASSEQVYAADLLERIRKWLDFLPSILPGGRWWDFSEDVDVQLVTQPVTVWRALGKMWELVARDRWVIFAAFSALIVAAVSEISIPHFLTASIFSAQAADITVFHRNVRVLVLLCVTSGICSGLRGCCFGIANMILVKRMRETLYNSLLLQDISFFDNETVGDLTSRLGADCQQVSRVIGNDLNLILRNFLQGGGSLIYLLILSWPLGLCTLVICSILAAVMLRYGSYQKKAARLIQEVTASANDVAQETFSLIRTVRVYGTEEEEHGRYKWWLGKLADISLRQSAAYGVWNFNFNILYHSTQVIAVLFGGMSILAGHITAEKLTKFILYSEWLIYSTWWVGDNISNLMQSVGASEKVFHLMDLSPSSQFIERGIKLQRLMGRIEFLNVSFHYPSRPTVSVVQHVSFVVHPGEVVAIVGLSGSGKSTLVNLLLRLYEPTNGQILVDDVPIKDLDIMWWRERIGFVGQEPKLFRMDISSNIRYGCRDVKQEDIEWAAKQAYAHDFISALPNGYETLVDDDLLSGGQKQRIAIARALLRDPKVLILDEATSALDAESEHNVKGVLRSVRSDSATRSVIVIAHRLSTIQAADRIVVMDGGQIVEIGSHRELLLKDGLYARLTRKQADAMA, translated from the exons ATGGTCCACAACAGTATACACACTCCTCTCAAGCTCCCACCGTTATCCCAACCCCATCTTCCTCCTCCCACGCGCTTCACCGCCATGTCTCTTCTACTCGCTCGCACCCCACTTTCTTCATTTCCTCCAATCCCTCACCACCACTTCAACAACAACCTTCTAATCGCACCCTCTCAGAAGCGCTTCCCTCTCACTGCAGGGCCAATTCTTCTCTTTACTCCCCGCCGCATTCTAGCATCACACCCTCTGAAGTGTGCCTCCATCAACGGAGTCTCCGTTCATAACAATCATCAAGCTTCCAGCGAACAAGTCTACGCCGCTGACTTACTTGAGAGGATTCGTAAATGGCTCGACTTTTTACCGTCGATTCTTCCCGGCGGACGTTGGTGGGACTTCTCCGAGGACGTCGACGTTCAGCTGGTGACGCAGCCGGTGACCGTGTGGCGCGCGCTAGGCAAAATGTGGGAGCTTGTCGCGCGTGACAGATGGGTCATCTTCGCTGCTTTCTCTGCTCTCATTGTTGCTGCA GTTTCGGAGATTTCTATTCCGCATTTTTTGACGGCGTCCATCTTCTCGGCACAGGCTGCGGACATTACTGTTTTTCATCGGAATGTGCGCGTGTTGGTTCTGTTGTGTGTGACTTCGGGAATATGCAG TGGGCTACGAGGTTGCTGTTTTGGCATTGCAAACATGATTCTG GTTAAGAGAATGAGAGAAACGCTATACAATTCTCTTCTACTGCAG GATATATCGTTTTTTGACAATGAAACGGTTGGTGATTTGACAAGTAGGCTTGGGGCTGATTGTCAACAAGTGTCAAGGGTTATTGGAAATGATCTTAACTTGATATTGCGCAACTTTCTTCAG GGTGGAGGTTCATTAATCTACTTGTTGATTTTATCCTGGCCACTTGGTTTATGTACATTGGTGATATGCTCCATATTAGCAGCAGTTATGTTACGCTATGGAAG TTACCAGAAAAAGGCAGCAAGGTTGATCCAAGAAGTCACTGCTTCGGCAAATGAT GTAGCTCAAGAGACATTCTCTCTTATTAGAACTGTACGAGTTTATGgaacagaagaagaagaacatggaAG GTATAAATGGTGGCTGGGGAAATTAGCTGACATCAGCTTGCGACAAAGTGCTGCTTATGGAGTTTGGAATTTTAACTTTAACATCCTTTATCATTCAACTCAG GTTATTGCTGTGCTATTTGGAGGAATGTCTATTCTAGCGGGTCATATCACAGCTGAGAAACTTACCAAGTTTATTCTATACAGTGAATGGTTAATCTACTCTACCTGGTGGGTCGGAGATAATATATCCAATTTGATGCAATCAGTTGGGGCTAGTGAAAAAGTATTTCATTTGATGGATCTCTCCCCTAGTAGCCAATTCATAGAAAGAG GTATAAAGTTGCAGAGGTTAATGGGGCGTATTGAGTTTCTAAATGTATCTTTTCACTATCCTTCGAGGCCAACG GTATCTGTAGTGCAACATGTAAGCTTTGTTGTCCATCCTGGTGAGGTTGTTGCAATA GTTGGACTTAGCGGTAGTGGAAAAAGCACATTGGTGAATCTTTTGCTCCGTCTCTATGAGCCTACAAATGGTCAG ATTTTGGTAGATGATGTCCCTATTAAAGACTTGGACATCATGTGGTGGAGAGAGAGAATTGGATTTGTGGGCCAG GAACCCAAACTCTTCCGGATGGATATTAGTTCAAACATCAGATATGGATGTAGAGATGTAAAGCAGGAGGATATTGAATGGGCTGCAAAGCAAGCCTATGCCCATGACTTTATCTCAGCACTTCCCAATGGTTATGAGACACTTGTTGATGATGATCTGTTAAGTGGAGGACAAAAGCAGCGAATTGCTATTGCTAGGGCCCTTCTTAGGGACCCAAAAGTATTGATCCTTGATGAAGCCACTAGTGCGCTTGATGCTGAAAGTGAGCATAATGTCAAG GGTGTTCTTCGATCTGTGAGAAGTGATTCTGCAACCAGAAGTGTCATAGTCATTGCACACAG GCTTTCTACCATACAAGCAGCTGACAGGATTGTGGTGATGGATGGTGGTCAAATTGTTGAG
- the LOC137811343 gene encoding ABC transporter B family member 26, chloroplastic isoform X2, translating to MGHLRCFLCSHCCCSFGDFYSAFFDGVHLLGTGCGHYCFSSECARVGSVVCDFGNMQVKIFGLRGCCFGIANMILVKRMRETLYNSLLLQDISFFDNETVGDLTSRLGADCQQVSRVIGNDLNLILRNFLQGGGSLIYLLILSWPLGLCTLVICSILAAVMLRYGSYQKKAARLIQEVTASANDVAQETFSLIRTVRVYGTEEEEHGRYKWWLGKLADISLRQSAAYGVWNFNFNILYHSTQVIAVLFGGMSILAGHITAEKLTKFILYSEWLIYSTWWVGDNISNLMQSVGASEKVFHLMDLSPSSQFIERGIKLQRLMGRIEFLNVSFHYPSRPTVSVVQHVSFVVHPGEVVAIVGLSGSGKSTLVNLLLRLYEPTNGQILVDDVPIKDLDIMWWRERIGFVGQEPKLFRMDISSNIRYGCRDVKQEDIEWAAKQAYAHDFISALPNGYETLVDDDLLSGGQKQRIAIARALLRDPKVLILDEATSALDAESEHNVKGVLRSVRSDSATRSVIVIAHRLSTIQAADRIVVMDGGQIVEIGSHRELLLKDGLYARLTRKQADAMA from the exons ATGGGTCATCTTCGCTGCTTTCTCTGCTCTCATTGTTGCTGCA GTTTCGGAGATTTCTATTCCGCATTTTTTGACGGCGTCCATCTTCTCGGCACAGGCTGCGGACATTACTGTTTTTCATCGGAATGTGCGCGTGTTGGTTCTGTTGTGTGTGACTTCGGGAATATGCAGGTCAAAATCTT TGGGCTACGAGGTTGCTGTTTTGGCATTGCAAACATGATTCTG GTTAAGAGAATGAGAGAAACGCTATACAATTCTCTTCTACTGCAG GATATATCGTTTTTTGACAATGAAACGGTTGGTGATTTGACAAGTAGGCTTGGGGCTGATTGTCAACAAGTGTCAAGGGTTATTGGAAATGATCTTAACTTGATATTGCGCAACTTTCTTCAG GGTGGAGGTTCATTAATCTACTTGTTGATTTTATCCTGGCCACTTGGTTTATGTACATTGGTGATATGCTCCATATTAGCAGCAGTTATGTTACGCTATGGAAG TTACCAGAAAAAGGCAGCAAGGTTGATCCAAGAAGTCACTGCTTCGGCAAATGAT GTAGCTCAAGAGACATTCTCTCTTATTAGAACTGTACGAGTTTATGgaacagaagaagaagaacatggaAG GTATAAATGGTGGCTGGGGAAATTAGCTGACATCAGCTTGCGACAAAGTGCTGCTTATGGAGTTTGGAATTTTAACTTTAACATCCTTTATCATTCAACTCAG GTTATTGCTGTGCTATTTGGAGGAATGTCTATTCTAGCGGGTCATATCACAGCTGAGAAACTTACCAAGTTTATTCTATACAGTGAATGGTTAATCTACTCTACCTGGTGGGTCGGAGATAATATATCCAATTTGATGCAATCAGTTGGGGCTAGTGAAAAAGTATTTCATTTGATGGATCTCTCCCCTAGTAGCCAATTCATAGAAAGAG GTATAAAGTTGCAGAGGTTAATGGGGCGTATTGAGTTTCTAAATGTATCTTTTCACTATCCTTCGAGGCCAACG GTATCTGTAGTGCAACATGTAAGCTTTGTTGTCCATCCTGGTGAGGTTGTTGCAATA GTTGGACTTAGCGGTAGTGGAAAAAGCACATTGGTGAATCTTTTGCTCCGTCTCTATGAGCCTACAAATGGTCAG ATTTTGGTAGATGATGTCCCTATTAAAGACTTGGACATCATGTGGTGGAGAGAGAGAATTGGATTTGTGGGCCAG GAACCCAAACTCTTCCGGATGGATATTAGTTCAAACATCAGATATGGATGTAGAGATGTAAAGCAGGAGGATATTGAATGGGCTGCAAAGCAAGCCTATGCCCATGACTTTATCTCAGCACTTCCCAATGGTTATGAGACACTTGTTGATGATGATCTGTTAAGTGGAGGACAAAAGCAGCGAATTGCTATTGCTAGGGCCCTTCTTAGGGACCCAAAAGTATTGATCCTTGATGAAGCCACTAGTGCGCTTGATGCTGAAAGTGAGCATAATGTCAAG GGTGTTCTTCGATCTGTGAGAAGTGATTCTGCAACCAGAAGTGTCATAGTCATTGCACACAG GCTTTCTACCATACAAGCAGCTGACAGGATTGTGGTGATGGATGGTGGTCAAATTGTTGAG
- the LOC137811343 gene encoding ABC transporter B family member 26, chloroplastic isoform X3: MFDFKRAWLVPLLSGFSRFTEKLAVINLYSIGLRGCCFGIANMILVKRMRETLYNSLLLQDISFFDNETVGDLTSRLGADCQQVSRVIGNDLNLILRNFLQGGGSLIYLLILSWPLGLCTLVICSILAAVMLRYGSYQKKAARLIQEVTASANDVAQETFSLIRTVRVYGTEEEEHGRYKWWLGKLADISLRQSAAYGVWNFNFNILYHSTQVIAVLFGGMSILAGHITAEKLTKFILYSEWLIYSTWWVGDNISNLMQSVGASEKVFHLMDLSPSSQFIERGIKLQRLMGRIEFLNVSFHYPSRPTVSVVQHVSFVVHPGEVVAIVGLSGSGKSTLVNLLLRLYEPTNGQILVDDVPIKDLDIMWWRERIGFVGQEPKLFRMDISSNIRYGCRDVKQEDIEWAAKQAYAHDFISALPNGYETLVDDDLLSGGQKQRIAIARALLRDPKVLILDEATSALDAESEHNVKGVLRSVRSDSATRSVIVIAHRLSTIQAADRIVVMDGGQIVEIGSHRELLLKDGLYARLTRKQADAMA; the protein is encoded by the exons ATGTTTGACTTTAAGCGTGCGTGGTTGGTTCCACTTTTGAGTGGCTTTTCACGGTTTACCGAGAAGCTAGCAGTTATAAACTTATATAGCAT TGGGCTACGAGGTTGCTGTTTTGGCATTGCAAACATGATTCTG GTTAAGAGAATGAGAGAAACGCTATACAATTCTCTTCTACTGCAG GATATATCGTTTTTTGACAATGAAACGGTTGGTGATTTGACAAGTAGGCTTGGGGCTGATTGTCAACAAGTGTCAAGGGTTATTGGAAATGATCTTAACTTGATATTGCGCAACTTTCTTCAG GGTGGAGGTTCATTAATCTACTTGTTGATTTTATCCTGGCCACTTGGTTTATGTACATTGGTGATATGCTCCATATTAGCAGCAGTTATGTTACGCTATGGAAG TTACCAGAAAAAGGCAGCAAGGTTGATCCAAGAAGTCACTGCTTCGGCAAATGAT GTAGCTCAAGAGACATTCTCTCTTATTAGAACTGTACGAGTTTATGgaacagaagaagaagaacatggaAG GTATAAATGGTGGCTGGGGAAATTAGCTGACATCAGCTTGCGACAAAGTGCTGCTTATGGAGTTTGGAATTTTAACTTTAACATCCTTTATCATTCAACTCAG GTTATTGCTGTGCTATTTGGAGGAATGTCTATTCTAGCGGGTCATATCACAGCTGAGAAACTTACCAAGTTTATTCTATACAGTGAATGGTTAATCTACTCTACCTGGTGGGTCGGAGATAATATATCCAATTTGATGCAATCAGTTGGGGCTAGTGAAAAAGTATTTCATTTGATGGATCTCTCCCCTAGTAGCCAATTCATAGAAAGAG GTATAAAGTTGCAGAGGTTAATGGGGCGTATTGAGTTTCTAAATGTATCTTTTCACTATCCTTCGAGGCCAACG GTATCTGTAGTGCAACATGTAAGCTTTGTTGTCCATCCTGGTGAGGTTGTTGCAATA GTTGGACTTAGCGGTAGTGGAAAAAGCACATTGGTGAATCTTTTGCTCCGTCTCTATGAGCCTACAAATGGTCAG ATTTTGGTAGATGATGTCCCTATTAAAGACTTGGACATCATGTGGTGGAGAGAGAGAATTGGATTTGTGGGCCAG GAACCCAAACTCTTCCGGATGGATATTAGTTCAAACATCAGATATGGATGTAGAGATGTAAAGCAGGAGGATATTGAATGGGCTGCAAAGCAAGCCTATGCCCATGACTTTATCTCAGCACTTCCCAATGGTTATGAGACACTTGTTGATGATGATCTGTTAAGTGGAGGACAAAAGCAGCGAATTGCTATTGCTAGGGCCCTTCTTAGGGACCCAAAAGTATTGATCCTTGATGAAGCCACTAGTGCGCTTGATGCTGAAAGTGAGCATAATGTCAAG GGTGTTCTTCGATCTGTGAGAAGTGATTCTGCAACCAGAAGTGTCATAGTCATTGCACACAG GCTTTCTACCATACAAGCAGCTGACAGGATTGTGGTGATGGATGGTGGTCAAATTGTTGAG
- the LOC137811344 gene encoding large ribosomal subunit protein uL15x-like: MTTRFKKNRKKRGHVSAGHGRIGKHRKHPGGRGNAGGMHHHRILFDKYHPGYFGKVGMRYFHKLRNQFHCPIVNIDKLWSLLPQEAKDKAVKSKDTAPVIDVTQHGYFKVLGKGVLPQNQPFVVKAKLISKIAEKKIKEAGGAVVLTA; encoded by the coding sequence ATGACGACCCGATTCAAGAAGAACAGGAAGAAGCGCGGCCACGTTAGCGCCGGTCATGGTCGTATCGGAAAGCACCGTAAGCATCCCGGTGGGCGGGGAAACGCCGGTGGTATGCACCACCACCGGATCCTGTTCGACAAGTACCATCCTGGTTACTTCGGGAAGGTGGGAATGCGGTACTTTCACAAGCTCCGCAACCAGTTCCACTGCCCCATCGTTAACATCGACAAGCTATGGTCTCTCCTGCCCCAGGAGGCAAAGGACAAAGCCGTAAAATCCAAGGATACTGCCCCTGTCATCGACGTTACACAGCACGGTTACTTTAAGGTCCTCGGAAAAGGAGTCCTACCCCAAAACCAGCCCTTCGTTGTGAAAGCCAAGCTTATTTCGAAGATTGCCGAGAAGAAGATTAAGGAAGCTGGCGGCGCTGTTGTTCTTACCGCTTAg